One genomic segment of Kiritimatiella glycovorans includes these proteins:
- a CDS encoding immunoglobulin-like domain-containing protein, with protein MDSVGMHGMRDFYGWLDASFTSEDPADLHFCWGTADGGLALTGWTHTLLLTHSAGGSFKYLVTDLEPDTPYVFRARASNTLGVAWSDPFFFRTDDTDTASVERTLVKTEITYAPGDSADSVRGDVAFSTNVAQNAELIWTTSAPSVISPEGTVYRPRTGPCVGGNAIEVLVTATARKNAAVGSTNFTLRVEPSTDPNDPEYIGAWTPFWRGEPVIGEWLTGGQGFEAYPACIRRSSFAPRMRDPEADEEIPFADACTVVRLIGGWHDDDKAEQPDGPAADLVYRNGEGELQYRWDKLEARLDPYIDAGYTNLTLVLDNIPWCFPENTVTQHYGQVRAPADFTEWGTFVSNMCVALVDLYGFETANGFRFRQGTECQSRERFDGSQTEYFKIYDYSAAAIRSVLPGAGFGPFNNAGGKSNPSANNVDMFALAEHCAGGISYATGETGSPFDFIAISSYVAQPGHPHNPAAQVDQDADFWDATIDRLPETCDVSREIHEFGILKCESGLPTGEPGARGAAWHMQTILGLRERGLDRYYHWGIFDRFRTTRGLHSVLTSSGWFLATLDRSRGGEGYSFTVTDPAEPSTQLQAIGSAHTNALWIYASAFNPDRLHHEPETFDLLVPDALIPSGTDTSFLAVRYGQTNAPHWLMRRDLEDEGLLDGDFAAIPEQLGSIGGMTSTNMFDPSKEFLGDRLTEYHDAVRRALTLAPFDGTLIEEAGMTRLRVTLTPPECIVLYIGPETTGHGTPHAWLDDHGLGVRGYRAADAADIDGDRFAAWKEYIAGTDPTNRYSRLRLSPRRQTGGSLSVRWPAITGRRYRIEHAAEVDGVWSAVASNLTLTPPAGEIEWSPPDPSSGFYRIGVRLPVR; from the coding sequence ATGGATTCGGTCGGAATGCACGGCATGCGCGATTTCTACGGCTGGCTCGACGCGAGCTTCACCTCCGAAGATCCGGCGGATCTGCACTTCTGCTGGGGCACGGCGGACGGCGGCCTCGCCCTGACCGGCTGGACGCACACCCTCCTGCTGACCCACAGCGCGGGAGGGTCCTTCAAGTATCTCGTTACCGATCTCGAACCGGACACGCCCTACGTCTTCCGCGCAAGGGCGAGCAACACCCTCGGCGTTGCGTGGTCCGATCCCTTCTTCTTCCGCACGGACGACACGGACACGGCGTCGGTGGAACGGACGCTGGTGAAGACGGAGATCACCTATGCGCCCGGTGACTCCGCGGACTCGGTACGCGGCGATGTCGCCTTCTCGACCAACGTCGCGCAGAACGCGGAATTGATCTGGACGACGTCCGCGCCGTCGGTAATCAGCCCGGAGGGGACGGTCTACCGCCCGCGCACGGGGCCCTGTGTCGGGGGCAACGCGATCGAAGTCCTTGTCACGGCGACGGCGCGCAAAAACGCGGCGGTGGGCTCGACCAACTTCACCCTGCGCGTCGAACCCTCGACCGATCCGAACGACCCGGAATACATCGGCGCGTGGACCCCGTTCTGGCGCGGCGAGCCGGTGATCGGCGAATGGCTGACGGGAGGCCAGGGGTTTGAGGCCTACCCGGCCTGCATCCGAAGAAGCTCATTCGCCCCGCGCATGCGCGACCCGGAGGCGGACGAGGAGATCCCGTTTGCCGACGCCTGCACGGTCGTGCGCCTGATCGGAGGGTGGCATGATGACGACAAGGCCGAACAGCCCGACGGACCGGCCGCGGATCTGGTGTACCGGAACGGCGAGGGCGAACTGCAGTACCGGTGGGACAAACTGGAGGCGCGGCTCGACCCCTACATCGATGCGGGATACACAAACCTCACGCTGGTACTGGACAACATCCCCTGGTGCTTCCCCGAAAACACCGTAACCCAGCATTACGGCCAGGTCCGCGCCCCGGCCGACTTTACGGAATGGGGCACGTTCGTCTCCAATATGTGCGTCGCACTTGTCGATCTTTACGGCTTCGAGACGGCCAACGGCTTCCGCTTCCGGCAGGGCACCGAATGCCAGAGCCGTGAACGCTTCGACGGAAGCCAGACGGAGTATTTCAAGATCTACGACTACTCCGCCGCCGCGATCCGGAGCGTCCTGCCCGGCGCCGGGTTCGGACCGTTCAACAATGCGGGCGGCAAGAGCAATCCCTCCGCAAACAACGTCGACATGTTCGCGCTTGCCGAACACTGCGCAGGCGGGATCAGCTACGCCACGGGAGAAACGGGAAGCCCGTTCGATTTCATCGCCATCTCTTCCTACGTCGCTCAACCGGGGCACCCGCACAACCCCGCGGCGCAAGTCGATCAGGACGCCGATTTCTGGGACGCGACGATAGACCGCCTGCCGGAAACCTGCGACGTCTCCCGCGAGATCCACGAGTTCGGCATCCTCAAATGCGAGAGCGGCCTTCCGACCGGCGAGCCCGGCGCGCGCGGCGCCGCGTGGCATATGCAGACGATCCTCGGCCTTCGCGAACGGGGTCTCGACCGCTACTATCACTGGGGAATCTTTGACCGCTTTCGCACGACCCGCGGGCTTCATTCCGTACTCACGAGCTCAGGCTGGTTTCTGGCGACGCTGGATCGCTCGCGCGGAGGCGAGGGCTACTCCTTTACCGTCACCGACCCCGCAGAACCCTCCACGCAGCTTCAGGCGATCGGTTCCGCCCACACCAATGCGCTCTGGATCTACGCCTCCGCGTTCAACCCGGACCGCCTCCACCACGAGCCGGAAACCTTCGACCTCCTCGTCCCCGACGCGCTGATCCCATCCGGCACCGACACTTCTTTCCTGGCGGTTCGGTATGGACAGACCAACGCCCCGCACTGGCTGATGCGCCGCGATCTCGAGGACGAGGGACTGCTCGACGGCGACTTCGCGGCAATCCCCGAACAGCTCGGTTCGATCGGCGGGATGACGAGCACCAACATGTTCGACCCGTCGAAGGAATTCCTGGGAGACCGGCTGACCGAGTACCATGACGCCGTCCGCCGCGCGCTGACGCTCGCGCCCTTTGACGGCACCCTCATCGAGGAGGCCGGCATGACACGGCTGCGTGTGACCCTGACGCCTCCCGAGTGCATCGTCCTCTACATCGGCCCCGAAACCACAGGCCATGGCACACCGCACGCCTGGCTCGATGATCACGGGCTCGGCGTCCGCGGCTATCGCGCGGCCGATGCGGCGGATATCGACGGCGACCGCTTCGCGGCATGGAAGGAGTATATCGCCGGAACCGACCCCACGAACCGGTACTCGCGGCTTCGCCTTTCCCCGCGACGCCAAACCGGCGGGTCCCTCTCCGTCCGCTGGCCGGCGATCACCGGACGCCGGTACCGGATTGAACACGCCGCCGAGGTCGACGGCGTATGGAGTGCGGTGGCGAGCAATCTTACCCTCACCCCTCCCGCCGGGGAAATAGAGTGGAGCCCGCCGGATCCGAGCTCCGGTTTCTACCGCATCGGGGTCCGACTCCCGGTTCGCTGA
- a CDS encoding MFS transporter, with protein sequence MADDPAVKKGHAHHKTADKDRVGLGRKIAYGFGGLAENTMHNAVNNMANPVFNVGFGVAPTLLGIATFIFRLWDAMTDPFMGVISDRTRTRWGRRRPYIVLGAVFSGLFFAMIWWCPRDMSEAAYFGWFLVSALLFYTAFTVFGVPYLGMGYELSPDYHERTRIMSFRTWFASVGGFCIQWLFWLTQRDMFDDTIEGMRYVGLGVGLLLIVTAAAPGLFIKERPISEVEGKKTRASLTFGSVISVFRVKPFRYIFGALIAAVAGMFTVIILGFYINVYYLFDGDLKAASTVIGVSGSFYHICCLLSVPMIAAVATRIGKKGTLLIFIGLAVIGTLLKWYLYLPEAPYMQLIVVALMAPGLSAVWTLLAAMNADVTDVDELERGVRREGSFGAIFNWTLKLGFAVCFLLAGIILEATGFNEQLGGNQPEGTITAIRALYTLVPASGLVISMVIIWFYPIDEDKAYETRNKLEAIRGEQEVEA encoded by the coding sequence ATGGCGGATGACCCTGCGGTGAAAAAAGGACACGCACACCACAAGACGGCGGACAAGGACCGCGTGGGGCTTGGCCGCAAGATCGCCTACGGTTTCGGCGGGCTGGCCGAGAACACCATGCACAACGCGGTCAACAACATGGCCAACCCGGTGTTCAATGTCGGCTTCGGGGTCGCACCCACCCTGCTCGGAATCGCCACCTTTATCTTCCGGCTGTGGGACGCCATGACCGACCCGTTCATGGGGGTCATCAGCGACCGCACCCGCACGCGCTGGGGACGCCGCCGGCCGTATATCGTCCTCGGCGCCGTGTTCTCCGGGCTCTTTTTCGCCATGATCTGGTGGTGCCCGCGCGATATGAGCGAGGCGGCGTATTTCGGCTGGTTCCTCGTCTCGGCTCTCCTGTTCTACACCGCCTTCACCGTGTTCGGCGTACCGTACCTGGGAATGGGCTACGAATTGAGCCCGGACTACCATGAGCGGACGCGGATCATGTCGTTCCGCACCTGGTTCGCGTCGGTCGGCGGATTCTGTATCCAGTGGCTGTTCTGGCTGACCCAGCGCGATATGTTCGACGACACCATCGAGGGGATGCGCTACGTGGGGCTTGGCGTGGGCCTGCTGCTTATCGTCACGGCGGCGGCCCCCGGCCTCTTCATCAAGGAACGTCCGATCTCCGAGGTGGAGGGGAAGAAAACCCGGGCGAGCCTCACGTTCGGAAGCGTGATCTCGGTGTTCAGGGTCAAGCCGTTCCGGTACATCTTCGGCGCGCTGATCGCCGCGGTCGCCGGGATGTTCACCGTCATTATTCTCGGATTCTACATCAACGTCTATTACCTCTTCGACGGCGATCTCAAGGCGGCCTCGACGGTGATCGGGGTCAGCGGCTCGTTTTACCACATCTGCTGCCTGCTTTCCGTGCCGATGATCGCGGCCGTCGCCACACGGATCGGCAAGAAGGGGACGCTGCTGATCTTTATCGGCCTTGCCGTGATCGGCACCTTGCTCAAGTGGTATCTCTACCTGCCCGAAGCGCCGTATATGCAGCTCATCGTCGTGGCGCTCATGGCACCGGGGCTGTCGGCGGTATGGACGCTGCTCGCGGCGATGAACGCGGACGTGACGGATGTCGACGAACTGGAGCGCGGCGTACGCCGCGAGGGATCGTTCGGTGCAATCTTCAACTGGACACTGAAGCTCGGCTTCGCCGTGTGTTTTCTGCTGGCGGGGATCATCCTCGAAGCCACGGGGTTCAACGAGCAGCTCGGCGGCAACCAGCCCGAAGGCACCATCACCGCCATTCGCGCACTGTACACGCTCGTGCCCGCGAGCGGCCTGGTGATTTCGATGGTGATTATCTGGTTCTATCCGATCGACGAGGACAAGGCGTACGAGACGCGCAACAAGCTTGAAGCGATCCGTGGCGAGCAGGAGGTCGAGGCTTAA
- a CDS encoding MFS transporter has translation MHGHRQKHHKTAARDRVGFGGKVAYGLGGLAENTMHNAVNNLVMPIYNIGFGVSPVLLGIAASIFRLWDAMTDPVMGVISDRTRTRWGRRRPYIVLGAICAGVLFAIIWWCPRGMSEIAYFTWFLVSALLFYTAFTVFGVPYLGLGYELSPDYHERTRVMSFRTWFASIGGILMQWLFWMTQRPVFDDTIEGIRTVAIGVGVVLIITGIAPGLFLRERPIPAAEERNTRSRINLASIASVFKVKPFLYIFGALISTVTGMFMVGMLGFYIIVYYLFAGDLGAASFVVGVSGSTYHVCCLLSVPLISWTSSRIGKKGALLIFIGLAVVATLLKLVLYTPENPYLHLIVIGMMAPGLSAVWTLLAAMNADVTDVDELERGVRREGSFGAIFNWTMKLGFAVCFLIAGLILEATGFDEALGGDQAEHTLLAMRILFSLVPAAGLLISMVLIALYPINEEKAYEVRAKLEAIRGEQEAAT, from the coding sequence ATGCACGGACATCGGCAAAAGCATCATAAGACGGCGGCCAGGGACCGTGTAGGCTTCGGCGGCAAGGTGGCGTACGGACTCGGCGGGCTGGCCGAGAACACGATGCACAACGCCGTCAATAACCTCGTCATGCCGATTTATAATATCGGCTTCGGCGTCTCTCCCGTCCTGCTGGGCATCGCGGCGAGCATTTTCCGCCTCTGGGATGCCATGACCGATCCGGTCATGGGGGTGATCAGCGACCGTACCCGTACGCGCTGGGGACGCCGCCGCCCGTATATCGTACTCGGCGCGATCTGCGCCGGGGTCCTGTTCGCGATCATCTGGTGGTGCCCGCGGGGCATGAGCGAAATCGCCTACTTCACCTGGTTCCTCGTCTCGGCGCTCCTGTTCTACACGGCGTTCACGGTCTTCGGCGTCCCCTACCTGGGACTCGGGTACGAGTTGAGTCCCGACTACCACGAACGCACACGGGTGATGTCGTTCCGCACCTGGTTCGCGTCGATCGGCGGCATCCTGATGCAGTGGCTGTTCTGGATGACCCAGCGGCCGGTGTTCGACGACACGATCGAGGGCATCCGCACGGTGGCCATCGGCGTGGGCGTGGTTCTGATTATCACGGGAATAGCTCCGGGCCTCTTTCTGCGTGAGCGACCGATCCCGGCCGCGGAAGAGCGGAACACGCGCAGCCGGATCAACCTGGCCAGTATCGCCTCCGTCTTCAAGGTCAAGCCCTTCCTCTATATCTTCGGGGCCCTCATCTCCACGGTGACGGGGATGTTTATGGTGGGCATGCTGGGATTCTATATCATCGTTTACTATCTCTTCGCCGGCGACCTGGGTGCGGCCTCCTTCGTCGTCGGCGTCAGCGGCTCCACGTATCACGTCTGCTGCCTGCTCTCGGTCCCGCTCATCTCCTGGACCTCGTCGCGGATCGGTAAAAAGGGTGCCCTCCTCATCTTTATCGGCCTCGCCGTGGTCGCGACCCTCCTGAAGCTCGTGCTCTACACACCGGAGAACCCGTACCTGCACCTGATCGTCATCGGGATGATGGCGCCGGGGCTGTCGGCGGTATGGACGCTGCTCGCGGCGATGAATGCGGACGTGACGGACGTGGACGAGCTGGAGCGCGGCGTGCGTCGCGAGGGGTCGTTCGGCGCGATCTTCAACTGGACGATGAAGCTGGGATTCGCCGTGTGTTTTCTGATCGCGGGGCTGATCCTGGAGGCGACGGGGTTCGACGAGGCCCTCGGCGGTGACCAGGCGGAGCACACGCTGCTGGCGATGCGCATCCTCTTCTCGCTCGTGCCCGCCGCCGGCCTGCTGATCTCGATGGTCCTGATCGCCCTCTATCCGATCAATGAAGAGAAGGCCTATGAAGTGCGGGCGAAACTCGAAGCGATTCGCGGAGAGCAGGAGGCGGCCACATAA
- a CDS encoding sulfatase, translated as MNRADFLSLSAMTGAAAVLRPGMMNGATGFRNVLIFTVDDMDYMSPNFAGFPVKDGLTPNMDRLASEALYFSRAHVSCAVCQPARQSTMTGKHPHVNGSMGFVSVPEGVPSLPEILMRHGWFTGSTNKGRDYRSFEWSHFIPGHGGRGFGRVPEMLAGDVKTFIGEARKEEKPFFIGVHTGDPHRGFPGSEQSKQKVQKVKEDFPQAKDRIFAADYDDVCSPSEAWIPPYLPQLPAIRREMAQYYNGVHRADQSLGAVLKTLEAEGVLEETLVVFYSDNGASFPTSKQNCYPYSTRTPLLLRFPGAKGGGRVDRDHFVSTMDVMPTILDIQGLPAPKDINGRSLVPLFRGRPQKGRDHIFTTYNYVKPGVQVCPKRAIHTKKYSYIFNPWPDGETETRGERQSGLTFAAMQAAAETDEDLAERVDFILHRTREELYDREKDPWCLNNVIDDPDYARAKKNMKALMEREMRTTGDPLLSAFLEGGSFPAEWSEFKG; from the coding sequence ATGAATCGTGCTGATTTTCTGAGCCTGTCGGCGATGACCGGGGCCGCGGCGGTGCTGCGGCCGGGGATGATGAACGGCGCAACGGGCTTTCGAAACGTCCTTATCTTTACGGTGGACGACATGGATTACATGTCGCCGAATTTCGCCGGCTTTCCCGTCAAGGACGGGCTTACGCCGAATATGGACCGGCTCGCAAGCGAGGCGCTCTACTTTTCCCGCGCCCACGTGAGCTGTGCGGTCTGTCAGCCGGCGCGGCAGTCGACCATGACAGGCAAGCACCCGCACGTGAACGGATCGATGGGATTCGTGTCGGTGCCGGAAGGTGTCCCCAGTCTCCCGGAAATTCTGATGCGGCACGGCTGGTTCACGGGTTCGACTAACAAGGGCCGCGATTACAGGTCGTTCGAGTGGTCCCACTTCATTCCGGGTCACGGCGGTCGCGGATTCGGCCGCGTACCGGAAATGCTGGCCGGTGACGTGAAGACGTTCATCGGGGAGGCGCGCAAAGAGGAGAAACCTTTCTTTATCGGCGTGCACACCGGCGATCCGCACCGCGGATTCCCGGGCAGCGAGCAGTCGAAACAGAAGGTGCAGAAGGTGAAGGAGGATTTTCCGCAGGCGAAGGACCGGATTTTCGCGGCGGATTACGACGACGTCTGCAGTCCGTCCGAGGCCTGGATACCCCCGTACCTCCCCCAGCTTCCCGCGATCCGCAGGGAGATGGCACAGTACTATAACGGCGTTCATCGTGCGGACCAGTCGCTGGGCGCCGTGTTGAAAACACTGGAGGCCGAAGGCGTGCTGGAGGAGACCCTCGTGGTCTTCTACAGCGATAACGGGGCTTCGTTCCCCACGTCCAAACAGAACTGCTACCCGTACTCGACCCGGACGCCGCTGCTGCTGCGCTTTCCGGGCGCGAAGGGCGGGGGGCGCGTCGACCGCGACCATTTCGTGAGCACCATGGACGTGATGCCCACGATCCTGGATATCCAGGGGCTGCCCGCGCCGAAGGATATCAACGGCCGCTCGCTCGTGCCGCTGTTCAGGGGCCGTCCGCAAAAGGGCCGCGATCACATCTTCACCACCTACAACTACGTCAAACCCGGCGTGCAGGTGTGCCCGAAACGCGCCATCCATACAAAGAAATACTCATATATCTTCAACCCGTGGCCGGACGGCGAGACGGAGACGCGCGGGGAGCGGCAGAGCGGTTTGACGTTTGCCGCCATGCAGGCGGCGGCGGAGACGGACGAAGATCTGGCCGAACGGGTGGACTTTATCCTGCACCGGACGCGCGAAGAACTCTACGACCGGGAAAAGGATCCCTGGTGCCTGAACAACGTGATCGACGACCCGGACTACGCCCGGGCGAAGAAAAACATGAAGGCGCTGATGGAACGCGAGATGCGCACAACCGGCGACCCGCTCCTGAGCGCGTTTCTCGAAGGAGGATCGTTCCCGGCGGAATGGTCGGAGTTCAAGGGATGA
- a CDS encoding glycosyl hydrolase, protein MNRNWTLWAVAALTASTLCAGAAGGAPRDALEAGFAEPPPETRPYVFWYWVNGHITEEGLDADLDGFVDAGVGGVYILNVMRMFPKGPVEFNSPEGMALIKHAIRGAGERGLEVVLYNGAGWSSSGGPWITPEYAMQKLTWSETRVQGGKKVERVLARPPVIETYRPEFFGPEETLDWYRDVAVLAFPTPEAEQALPGEPEITANDPDFDSSKHGHPSPYVFSRLKTSAEKAGEIVLEYPEPFTARSVRLDVHRSCTPTIREGFLFASDDGESWREVRSFPMGDRMPVEAPFAPEHARFWKLRFPLERGAGEVRLTGLAVQPGYRIEDGSAKAMFHDHGLDDPAPAFSSPAPEKDAVIPLNHVIDLSEHMDAEGRLSWKAPPGDWTILRLGRTPTGALNSNPAYGGSGLDCDKHRAEAVDFQWRHALSPYFDDPDVAPHIDGVHIDSWEVGAQNWSQGFGEAFEQRTGYDLRRLLPVMTGRVVGDLEISERFLGDVRRVVTGLIADEYFAHTRDRAAEAGALFSNEPYHQNQFDSSDAGMRVDVPMCEVWRGDRVTPAFWAKLGASPAHVAGRNIVGCESFTSNTRPEDGGDWSTDFDDQKLTANVIFAGGVNRMVFHVSAHQPWMNVVPGMTVGGCGQHFERTNPLWCHGAPAFNRYVSRCQYLLRQGRFVADVLYSCGEDSPSKSLDVKGDLHPGRGLDYDVCSPEIILRDLSVEDGDLVLPHGMRYRLLVLPDRPAMSLAMARKLEELLEAGATIVAAPPERTTGLSGYPDSDAALKRRVEEIWGEGRACPDAGRRVGQGTLFWWRPVSEIVARMDIPPDFRAPVPDPRTPYLHVHRRMEDGTEIYFVANTQRKEAEDVDCAFRVTGKRPELWDPRTGETRPLPEYSVEGPMIRVPLDFAPLESYFVLFREAGAAEPSAEVNFAERPVMREIGGPWRVSFDPEWGGPESVMFAELTDWRDHEDKGVRYYSGTAVYRRTFEMAQVEADRRMFLDLGRVENVATVRLNGRELGTVWCAPWRVEVTGALREGKNRLEIEVSNLMVNRMIGDEQLPLDYERDARGWPKSIPEWVTGDKKRPSGRYTFATFTPWKEDSELLPSGLLGPMRIR, encoded by the coding sequence ATGAATAGAAACTGGACCCTCTGGGCCGTCGCGGCCCTTACCGCATCCACACTTTGTGCCGGCGCGGCCGGCGGTGCGCCGCGCGATGCCCTGGAAGCCGGATTCGCCGAACCCCCGCCGGAAACCCGTCCTTACGTGTTCTGGTACTGGGTCAACGGTCACATTACGGAGGAGGGCCTCGACGCGGATTTGGACGGGTTCGTGGACGCGGGCGTCGGCGGGGTGTACATCCTGAACGTCATGCGCATGTTCCCGAAGGGGCCGGTCGAGTTCAACTCGCCCGAGGGGATGGCCCTGATCAAGCACGCCATTCGGGGCGCGGGCGAGCGGGGGCTCGAGGTGGTCCTCTACAACGGCGCGGGCTGGTCGTCGAGCGGCGGGCCGTGGATTACCCCCGAATACGCGATGCAGAAACTGACCTGGAGCGAGACGCGCGTGCAGGGCGGGAAGAAGGTGGAACGGGTGCTCGCCCGGCCGCCGGTCATCGAGACCTACCGCCCGGAGTTCTTCGGTCCGGAAGAGACGCTCGACTGGTATCGCGACGTGGCCGTTCTCGCCTTCCCCACGCCGGAAGCTGAGCAGGCCCTGCCCGGCGAACCGGAAATCACGGCCAACGATCCGGACTTCGACTCTTCAAAGCACGGACACCCTTCGCCGTATGTCTTTTCGCGGCTGAAGACCTCGGCGGAAAAGGCCGGGGAGATCGTGCTCGAATATCCCGAACCGTTCACCGCCCGCAGCGTGCGGCTCGACGTGCACCGGAGCTGTACGCCGACCATTCGTGAGGGATTCCTCTTCGCCTCGGACGACGGCGAGTCGTGGCGCGAGGTGCGGTCGTTTCCGATGGGGGACCGAATGCCGGTCGAGGCGCCCTTCGCCCCCGAGCACGCCCGGTTCTGGAAACTCCGGTTTCCGCTCGAGCGCGGGGCGGGCGAGGTCCGGTTGACCGGGCTCGCCGTGCAGCCCGGGTACCGCATCGAAGACGGATCGGCCAAGGCCATGTTTCACGACCACGGGCTCGATGACCCCGCGCCCGCGTTTTCCTCGCCCGCGCCGGAGAAAGACGCGGTGATCCCCTTGAACCACGTGATTGATCTCTCGGAGCATATGGATGCCGAAGGGCGACTCAGCTGGAAGGCCCCGCCCGGCGACTGGACCATCCTGCGCCTCGGACGCACCCCCACCGGCGCGCTGAACTCGAATCCGGCCTACGGCGGCAGCGGGCTCGACTGCGATAAACACCGCGCCGAGGCGGTGGACTTTCAGTGGCGTCACGCGCTGAGCCCCTACTTCGACGACCCGGATGTCGCCCCGCACATCGACGGGGTGCATATCGACAGCTGGGAGGTCGGCGCGCAGAACTGGTCGCAGGGATTCGGCGAGGCCTTCGAGCAGCGGACGGGCTACGACCTGCGCCGGCTGCTGCCGGTGATGACCGGTCGGGTGGTCGGCGACCTGGAGATTTCCGAGCGCTTTCTCGGCGATGTGCGGCGGGTGGTGACCGGGTTGATCGCGGACGAGTATTTCGCGCACACCCGTGACCGGGCGGCCGAAGCGGGCGCGCTGTTTTCAAACGAACCCTACCACCAGAACCAGTTCGACTCGTCCGACGCGGGGATGCGGGTCGACGTGCCGATGTGCGAGGTCTGGCGCGGGGACCGGGTCACGCCGGCGTTCTGGGCGAAACTGGGCGCTTCCCCCGCTCACGTCGCGGGGAGGAACATCGTCGGCTGTGAGTCGTTCACGTCCAATACGCGTCCGGAGGACGGCGGTGACTGGTCGACGGATTTCGACGATCAGAAGCTGACCGCGAACGTGATCTTTGCGGGCGGGGTGAACCGGATGGTTTTTCACGTGAGCGCGCACCAGCCGTGGATGAACGTCGTGCCCGGCATGACCGTCGGGGGCTGCGGCCAGCATTTTGAGCGGACGAATCCGCTCTGGTGTCACGGCGCGCCGGCGTTTAACCGTTACGTCTCGCGCTGCCAGTATCTCCTGCGGCAGGGACGTTTCGTCGCCGATGTGCTGTACTCGTGCGGAGAGGATTCACCGAGCAAGTCACTGGACGTGAAGGGGGATCTGCATCCGGGGCGCGGGCTGGACTACGACGTCTGCAGCCCGGAGATCATCCTGCGCGATCTGAGCGTGGAAGACGGCGATCTCGTCCTGCCGCACGGCATGCGCTACCGGCTGCTGGTGCTGCCCGACCGTCCGGCGATGAGCCTCGCCATGGCACGTAAGCTGGAGGAACTGCTCGAAGCCGGGGCGACGATCGTGGCCGCCCCGCCGGAACGGACGACCGGTCTGTCCGGTTATCCGGATTCGGACGCCGCGTTGAAGCGGCGGGTCGAGGAGATCTGGGGCGAAGGCCGGGCATGCCCCGATGCGGGTCGACGCGTGGGGCAGGGGACCCTGTTCTGGTGGCGGCCGGTCAGTGAGATCGTTGCGCGGATGGATATTCCGCCCGATTTCCGCGCGCCCGTCCCGGATCCGCGGACGCCCTACCTGCACGTCCACCGCCGCATGGAGGACGGAACCGAGATCTACTTTGTGGCCAATACGCAGCGGAAGGAAGCGGAGGACGTCGACTGCGCTTTTCGGGTCACGGGAAAACGGCCCGAGCTGTGGGACCCCCGGACCGGGGAGACGCGTCCGTTGCCCGAATATTCCGTCGAAGGGCCGATGATTCGTGTGCCGCTGGATTTTGCCCCGCTGGAGTCGTACTTCGTGCTCTTTCGTGAGGCGGGTGCGGCGGAACCGTCCGCGGAGGTCAATTTTGCGGAACGGCCCGTGATGCGCGAGATCGGCGGTCCGTGGCGGGTCTCGTTCGACCCCGAATGGGGCGGACCGGAGTCGGTGATGTTTGCGGAGCTTACGGACTGGCGCGATCATGAGGACAAGGGCGTCCGCTACTACTCCGGAACTGCGGTGTACCGGCGCACGTTCGAAATGGCGCAGGTGGAGGCGGATCGGCGCATGTTCCTCGACCTGGGCCGTGTCGAGAACGTGGCGACGGTGCGGCTCAACGGCCGCGAGCTGGGGACCGTATGGTGCGCGCCGTGGCGGGTCGAGGTGACGGGGGCGCTGCGCGAAGGGAAGAACCGGCTTGAGATCGAGGTCAGCAATCTGATGGTCAACCGCATGATCGGCGACGAGCAGTTGCCGCTGGACTACGAGCGCGATGCGCGCGGATGGCCGAAAAGCATTCCCGAATGGGTGACCGGGGATAAAAAGCGCCCCAGCGGGCGATATACTTTCGCCACGTTTACTCCCTGGAAAGAGGACTCGGAACTTCTGCCCTCCGGGCTGCTCGGACCGATGCGTATCAGGTAG